Part of the Desulfohalovibrio reitneri genome is shown below.
AAATATCCCCCATACCCCCTCTCATCCTTCAAAACTCTTTACCGCTCGCTTCGCTCGGGGGCGTGGTGCGAAGAACGCGGCTGGCGGGGGACATCAGCCCAATTTCGCGTCCAGCGCGTCTGATACTTCACGACCAACGTGAAAATACCCTCAGCCCCGAGCCCCACTCGCACATTCGCCGGAGTGTATCCCACCAGCGCACCACCTTCCGTAATCCCGCGTCACATATGCAAAGTTACTTTGCCTCGGGTCCAGGGCCGAGCAGGCCCTGGTCGCCCGCAGGGCGAAATCTTCCTTCCTCTCATTCCTTCTTCCCTTCCCCCTGGTCCCTCGCCCTCTTCCGCGTTACAAGATCCGGGTCATGAGCGAGTATACGGAAGCTGATTCCTGGGGCGGTTCGGTGGGCCGGGTGGAGACGCGGTTCTACACCTTTGGCGAGGCCGAGCCGTTTTGGTTGGAGTGCGGCCGGGAGTTGTCGCCGGTGACGGTGGCGTACGAGACGTACGGGGAGTTGTCGCCCGCGGGGGACAACGCGGTGCTGCTGTGCCATGCGCTGACGGGCGACGCGCACGCGGCCGGGTACCATCACGAGACGGACGCCAAGCCGGGCTGGTGGGACATTTACGTGGGGCCGGGCAAGCCGGTGGACACGGACAGATATTTCGTCATTTGTTCCAACGTGCTGGGCGGCTGCATGGGCTCCACCGGCCCAGCCTCGCAGAAGCCGGGTTCGGACGAATTCTGGGGACTGGATTTTCCGGTGGTGACCATCGGCGACCAAGTGCGGGCGCAGAAGCGGCTGGTGGAGCATTTGGGCGTGGAGCGGCTGCTGGCGGTGGTGGGCGGCTCGGTGGGCGGCATGCAGGTGCTGGAGTTGAGCCTGCGGTATCCGGAGATGGTGCGCGGGGCGTGCTGCCTGGCCACCACGGCGGAGCATTCGGCCCTGGCCATCGCCTTCAACGAGACGGCGCGGCAGGCGATTCTGGCCGACCCCAACTGGAACGGCGGGGACTACCACGGCGGCCCCATGCCGGACTTCGGCCTGGCGGTGGCGCGCATGATCGGCCACATCACCTATCTTTCCGACGAGGCCATGCGGCGCAAGTTCGGGCGGAGGCTGCAGGACCGCTGCGCGCCCTCGTACAACCTGGAGGCGGACTTCCAGGTGGAGTCGTACCTGCGGTACCAGGGGCGGAAGTTCACGGCCCGGTTCGACGCCAACTCGTTTCTGTACCTGACCAAGGCGGCGGACTATTTCTCCATCAGCCAGGCCTGGGGCAACGGCTCGCTGGTGGCGGCCTTCGAGCGGGCCATGGCCCGGTTCCTGGTGGTGTCCTTCACCTCGGACTGGCTGTACCCCACGGCGCAGTCGCGCGACCTGGTCAAGGCCATGAAGAAGAACGGGCTGGAGGTGAGCTTCATGGAGATCGCGGCCGACTGCGGCCACGACGCCTTTTTGCTGCCCAACCACCGGCTGGCCCACCTGATCGCCTCTTTCCTTGAGAGCACGAAGGAGGGGCGGGGCTGATGCGTTTCGACCTGAAGGTCATCGCCTCCTGGGTGGAGGAAGGCGCGCGCGTGCTGGACCTTGGCTGCGGCACCGGCTCGTTGCTGGAGCACCTGGTCAAGGACAAGGGGGTGCGCGGCACCGGCATAGAGCACGACGAGGAGAAGGTGGGCAAGGGAATCGGCCGGGGGCTGGCGGTGGTGCACGGCGACCTGGTGGAGGAGATAGGGGACTACCCGGACGGCCAGTTCGACTACGTCATCCTCTCGCAGACGCTCATGCAGGTGGCCGACCCGGCGGGGCTTATCCGGCGCATGCTGCGGGTGGGCCGCCGGGGCATCGTCAGTTTTCCCAACTTCGCCCGCCTGGGCAACCGGATGCACCTGCTGATGCGCGGCCGCGCCCCGGTTTCCCGCAACCTGCCCTACGAGTGGTACGACACGCCCAACATCCGCGTCATCACCCTGGCGGATTTCCGCCGTTTCTGCCGCGTGCAGGGCTTCGCCATCCAGCGGGAGGAAGCGGTCATCTCCCTGGACCCGGCCGAGGGGCGCACGGTGCGCTTCTGGCCCAACCTGCGTGCCACCCACGGCATCTACATGCTGGGGGACTAGACCACCTTGCGCAGGCAGGCCCCGAGACGGGCGATGCCTTCCTCGATGCGCTCGGGCGCGGCGTTGGAGAAGTTGAGGCGGAAGGCCCCGTCCGATCCGTCCAGGTAGAAGGGGCTGCCGGGCACGAAGGCAACCTTCTCGCGGATGGCCTCGTGAAAGACGTCTTCGCTGCGCAGCCCGTCCGGCAGGCGGCACCACAGGAACATGCCCCCCTCGGGCTCGGTGTACTCCAAGGCCTCGGGGAACTCCCGGCCAATGGCCTCCACCATGACTTGGCGGCGGTGGCCATAGACTCCGCGCAGGGTCTCCACGTGGGCGTCCAGGTCCTCTTCCGCCAGAAAGCGGGAGGCGATGCGCTGGGTGAGGGAGGGGGTGTGCAGGTCCGCGGCCTGCTTGGCCGTGACCAGCTTGGCGTACAGGTCGTCCGGGGCGACGACCCAGCCCAGGCGCAGTCCGGGGGCCAGAATCTTGGAGAAGGAGCCGCACAGCACGGCGTTTTCCACCCCCTGGGCGACGGGCGGCAGGTCCTCGCCCAGAAAGCGCAGCTCGCCGTAGGGATCGTCCTCCACCAGCAGGGTGTCGGAGCCGGCCAGCAGGTCGCGCACGGCTTGCCTGGCTTCGGCGGAGTAGGTTGCGCCCGAAGGGTTCTGGAAATTGGGCACGCAGTAGAAAAGTTTGGGACGCTCGGCCAGCCTGCCGGCCATTTCGGCCGTGTCCGGCCCGGTGTCGCCCAGGCCCACGGTGGCGAAGCGCGGCGCGAACATGGAGAAGGACTGGATGGCCCCCAGGTAGCCGGGCCGCTCCAGCAGCAGGCCGTCGCCCTCGTCCAGCATGACCTTGCCCAGCAGGTCCAGCGCCTGCTGGGAGCCGGTGGTGACGAGCACGTTCTCCGGGTTCACCTCCCAGCCGAACCGCGTGCGGTAGCGGGCGGCGATGGCCCGGCGCAGGGGCGGGAAGCCCTCGGTGACGGCGTATTGCAGGGCCTGCGCCCCTTCCTCGGCGAATACGGCCCGGGCGGCGCGGTCCATGGCCTGGACCGGGAAATGGTCCGGGCTGGGCAGGCCGCCGGCGAAGGAGATGATCTCCGGATCGGCCGTGACCTTGAGGATTTCGCGGATGTAGGAACGCTTGACCGCGTCCAGGCG
Proteins encoded:
- a CDS encoding PLP-dependent aminotransferase family protein, which produces MPSTTPLRTARRLDAVKRSYIREILKVTADPEIISFAGGLPSPDHFPVQAMDRAARAVFAEEGAQALQYAVTEGFPPLRRAIAARYRTRFGWEVNPENVLVTTGSQQALDLLGKVMLDEGDGLLLERPGYLGAIQSFSMFAPRFATVGLGDTGPDTAEMAGRLAERPKLFYCVPNFQNPSGATYSAEARQAVRDLLAGSDTLLVEDDPYGELRFLGEDLPPVAQGVENAVLCGSFSKILAPGLRLGWVVAPDDLYAKLVTAKQAADLHTPSLTQRIASRFLAEEDLDAHVETLRGVYGHRRQVMVEAIGREFPEALEYTEPEGGMFLWCRLPDGLRSEDVFHEAIREKVAFVPGSPFYLDGSDGAFRLNFSNAAPERIEEGIARLGACLRKVV
- the metW gene encoding methionine biosynthesis protein MetW, producing MRFDLKVIASWVEEGARVLDLGCGTGSLLEHLVKDKGVRGTGIEHDEEKVGKGIGRGLAVVHGDLVEEIGDYPDGQFDYVILSQTLMQVADPAGLIRRMLRVGRRGIVSFPNFARLGNRMHLLMRGRAPVSRNLPYEWYDTPNIRVITLADFRRFCRVQGFAIQREEAVISLDPAEGRTVRFWPNLRATHGIYMLGD
- the metX gene encoding homoserine O-acetyltransferase MetX, with amino-acid sequence MSEYTEADSWGGSVGRVETRFYTFGEAEPFWLECGRELSPVTVAYETYGELSPAGDNAVLLCHALTGDAHAAGYHHETDAKPGWWDIYVGPGKPVDTDRYFVICSNVLGGCMGSTGPASQKPGSDEFWGLDFPVVTIGDQVRAQKRLVEHLGVERLLAVVGGSVGGMQVLELSLRYPEMVRGACCLATTAEHSALAIAFNETARQAILADPNWNGGDYHGGPMPDFGLAVARMIGHITYLSDEAMRRKFGRRLQDRCAPSYNLEADFQVESYLRYQGRKFTARFDANSFLYLTKAADYFSISQAWGNGSLVAAFERAMARFLVVSFTSDWLYPTAQSRDLVKAMKKNGLEVSFMEIAADCGHDAFLLPNHRLAHLIASFLESTKEGRG